The Maribacter aquivivus genome has a segment encoding these proteins:
- a CDS encoding gliding motility-associated C-terminal domain-containing protein produces MKKYTHILFFLFAATISAQTALYNNGNLRIHEGGQIGFHTNLINESPLDNNLGLAGFYGSELLTVSGNVTPQFYDMEIALENNMQLNLGMDNTNNTNFIFGSILTPLTQPDIFYNFVDNSFYSGENDFSKIEGYAAITNQQNFGFPVGDVQYLRPLIINSESVNLFAKCAYYFENPNNAPAPLGSYDTATTALDVESVNTFEFWRLEGSIPSTVTLSWNIRSSLESLTDNVDEVIPVGWSKTSQSWVNLIGSVPVGTLTEGFVTTESFTPDDYEVITLGSSKSPFEPLSRDVLFIDNFFVSVNGDGINDNFYIEELEEYDSNFLQIYDRYGLKVFEKTDYVNDFVGFSNLNNVPFGEEKGLPTGVYFYTVYIPEGDLNYQGFLYLSR; encoded by the coding sequence ATGAAAAAATACACTCACATACTTTTCTTTCTGTTTGCGGCAACTATTTCTGCCCAAACAGCATTATACAATAACGGCAACTTACGTATACATGAAGGTGGGCAAATTGGATTTCACACCAACCTTATTAATGAATCGCCTTTAGATAATAATCTTGGTTTGGCAGGTTTTTATGGGTCTGAGCTATTGACCGTTTCGGGTAATGTTACTCCGCAGTTCTATGATATGGAAATTGCTTTAGAGAACAATATGCAGCTGAACCTTGGTATGGACAATACCAATAATACCAATTTCATCTTTGGTAGTATTCTTACTCCCCTAACCCAACCGGATATTTTCTACAATTTCGTAGATAATTCATTCTATAGTGGTGAGAACGACTTTAGTAAAATTGAAGGGTATGCGGCTATTACCAATCAGCAAAATTTTGGTTTCCCGGTTGGTGATGTGCAATATTTAAGACCTTTGATTATAAATTCTGAGAGCGTAAACTTATTTGCCAAATGTGCCTATTATTTTGAAAATCCGAATAACGCGCCAGCGCCTTTAGGCAGCTATGATACGGCAACAACCGCCCTTGATGTTGAATCGGTAAATACATTTGAATTTTGGAGATTGGAAGGTTCTATACCTTCTACCGTAACTCTAAGTTGGAATATTCGTAGCTCATTAGAAAGTTTAACAGACAACGTTGATGAAGTCATACCTGTGGGTTGGAGCAAAACCTCTCAAAGTTGGGTAAATTTAATTGGTAGTGTTCCTGTAGGTACTTTAACCGAAGGTTTTGTTACTACAGAATCTTTTACCCCAGATGATTATGAAGTTATTACGCTGGGCTCATCTAAAAGTCCGTTTGAACCGTTATCTAGAGATGTACTTTTTATAGATAACTTCTTTGTCTCTGTAAATGGAGACGGTATTAACGACAACTTTTACATTGAAGAATTAGAAGAATATGACAGTAACTTTCTTCAAATCTATGATCGCTACGGATTAAAAGTATTCGAAAAGACAGACTACGTAAATGATTTTGTCGGATTTTCTAATCTGAACAATGTACCTTTCGGTGAAGAAAAAGGACTACCAACGGGCGTTTATTTTTATACCGTCTATATTCCTGAAGGAGACTTAAATTATCAGGGCTTTTTGTATTTATCTAGATAA
- a CDS encoding peptidase associated/transthyretin-like domain-containing protein, translated as MTKKLLFLLVLFTTVSGFSQDDIRQPLRGSVIYMNIGVPNENVINATSEHATITNDQGLFRINVKVGDQIVFSAINYNIKVVTITEEILANNRLVVEVNEKVTELDEVVITPEQQERFLAVKNQEFKEYEYEIDRGTEVENIAMSEADRGMQDGLNFVNIFRAIFKAQDEKATEEGPKLKVSEVLRQVYDDSFFVVDLNIPQDKINEFLFYCDDQMPTRSLLKKENEFQLIDSLVDHSKTFLKNLNEE; from the coding sequence ATGACCAAAAAATTACTTTTCTTACTCGTATTATTTACAACAGTATCAGGCTTTTCACAAGATGATATTAGGCAACCATTAAGAGGTTCTGTAATCTATATGAACATTGGCGTACCCAATGAAAATGTGATCAATGCAACTTCTGAACACGCCACGATAACCAATGATCAAGGTTTGTTTCGAATTAATGTAAAGGTGGGTGACCAAATTGTTTTTTCTGCCATTAATTACAACATTAAAGTGGTAACGATTACCGAAGAGATTTTAGCCAACAATCGTTTGGTGGTAGAGGTGAACGAAAAAGTGACGGAGTTAGACGAGGTGGTAATTACCCCAGAACAACAAGAACGTTTTTTAGCGGTAAAGAACCAAGAGTTTAAAGAGTACGAGTACGAAATTGATCGTGGTACAGAGGTAGAAAATATAGCAATGTCTGAGGCAGATAGAGGTATGCAAGACGGTTTGAATTTTGTGAATATTTTTAGGGCTATTTTCAAAGCTCAAGATGAGAAAGCGACTGAAGAAGGGCCTAAATTAAAGGTTAGCGAAGTGCTTAGACAGGTATATGATGATTCTTTCTTTGTGGTAGATTTAAATATACCTCAAGATAAAATAAATGAGTTTTTATTCTATTGTGATGATCAAATGCCAACTAGATCTTTATTAAAAAAGGAAAATGAATTTCAGTTGATCGATTCTTTGGTGGATCACAGTAAGACATTTCTTAAAAATTTAAATGAGGAGTAG
- a CDS encoding DUF6702 family protein, whose protein sequence is MKFFKPILLLFILPLFAFTGAHKFYISVTNLDYSEKDEAVQIITRVFIDDMNAVLKERYEFSSSLGTDKESSVDKEYLERYLRTKFLVEINGKTVKYDFIGHKYDSDMVICYLEVPNIPLETLKQIGITNEVLTDIYDDQQNVVHMKVNGKKKSHVLIKSRIKGMLNL, encoded by the coding sequence ATGAAATTTTTTAAACCGATTTTACTATTATTTATACTTCCCCTTTTTGCATTTACAGGAGCACATAAATTTTACATTAGTGTTACCAATTTAGATTACTCAGAAAAAGATGAAGCTGTACAAATAATTACACGTGTTTTTATAGATGATATGAATGCTGTACTAAAAGAAAGGTATGAGTTTTCTTCTTCATTAGGTACAGATAAAGAATCATCAGTAGATAAGGAGTATTTAGAAAGATACTTACGTACTAAATTCTTAGTAGAGATAAATGGCAAAACAGTGAAGTATGATTTCATAGGTCATAAATACGATTCTGATATGGTCATTTGTTACTTAGAAGTGCCAAATATTCCTCTTGAAACTTTAAAGCAAATTGGTATAACCAATGAGGTTCTGACAGATATATATGATGATCAGCAGAATGTGGTACATATGAAGGTGAATGGCAAGAAAAAGAGCCATGTACTCATAAAATCACGTATTAAAGGAATGTTAAATTTGTAA
- a CDS encoding M1 family metallopeptidase — protein sequence MIRVKYAFASILFLFAAVTFAQEAVTKEKEAGHTNQSKFKQLYEEFATPNTYRSASGAPGPDYYQQQADYVMDIRLDDKDAKIFGTETITYTNNSPDDLEYLWVQLDQNVRTKDSKAALKNGSGIPLGDSPEKFVGNYMTESFDGGFNIDYVKDNSGKALPFTVNFTMMRVDLPTPLKSGDKFSFDIKWNYNIPDHTVNRARSGYEFFEEDGNRAYVIAQFFPRMAVYNDVEGWQNHQFWGNGEFALPFGNYEVNITVPADHILDGTGVLQNRKEVYTKAMMSRYEQAKKSYDKPVIIVTQAEAEAAEKGFSEKTKTWKLKAENVRDFGFATSRKFIWDMQAVKLGNRDVMAVSMYPKEGNPLWEEYSTKAVAHTLKSYSSHTFDYPYPKAISVHAKQQGMEYPMICWNYGRPNKDGSYSDRTKYGMISVIIHEVGHNFFPMIVNSDERQWGWMDEGLDTFMQYMAEQEFGEAYPTAIAPNDKYPSRRGDPAKIVPYMSGDQSTISPIMSNPENVFQLGPNAYGKPATALNILRETVMGRELFDHAFKTYSHRWKFKHPTPEDFFRTMEDASAVDLDWYWRGWFYTTDYVDLAVKDIKKYYVSDTPNKKMKAYLAERGIPESNLRAMVYLEEFDDASMIAPELKDNLPSETSKTLKEFMMDNMTAAERAAVKEPKYFYEVTYNSPGGLPMPLIVEYTYADGSVENVTYPPEIWRKNSKEVSMVISSTSELKGVNIDPKMETADIDTTNNSWPKKEQESDFDKMKDGIKGE from the coding sequence ATGATAAGAGTAAAGTACGCATTTGCGTCTATTTTATTCCTTTTTGCCGCTGTAACTTTTGCACAAGAGGCGGTTACCAAAGAAAAGGAAGCTGGGCACACCAACCAGAGTAAGTTTAAACAATTATATGAAGAGTTCGCTACGCCGAATACTTATAGGTCGGCTTCGGGTGCTCCTGGTCCTGATTATTATCAGCAGCAGGCAGACTATGTAATGGATATTCGTTTAGATGACAAGGATGCCAAAATATTCGGTACAGAAACAATTACTTACACTAATAATTCGCCAGATGATTTAGAGTACTTATGGGTGCAGTTAGATCAGAATGTTAGAACAAAAGATTCCAAAGCAGCCTTAAAGAATGGTAGTGGTATTCCACTTGGCGATTCACCAGAGAAATTTGTTGGTAATTACATGACCGAGTCTTTTGATGGCGGTTTCAATATTGATTACGTAAAAGATAATTCAGGTAAAGCATTACCATTTACAGTGAACTTCACCATGATGCGTGTAGATTTACCTACACCGCTTAAAAGTGGAGATAAATTTTCTTTTGATATAAAGTGGAACTATAACATACCTGATCATACAGTAAACAGAGCTAGATCTGGATATGAGTTTTTTGAAGAAGACGGAAACAGAGCGTATGTAATTGCTCAGTTTTTTCCAAGAATGGCAGTTTATAATGATGTAGAAGGATGGCAGAACCACCAATTTTGGGGTAATGGCGAATTTGCATTGCCATTTGGTAATTATGAAGTAAACATTACAGTACCTGCAGATCACATTTTAGATGGTACAGGTGTTCTTCAGAACAGAAAAGAAGTTTATACCAAAGCAATGATGAGTCGTTATGAGCAGGCGAAGAAGTCATATGACAAACCTGTTATTATTGTAACACAAGCAGAAGCAGAAGCAGCTGAAAAAGGATTTTCAGAGAAAACAAAAACATGGAAGCTTAAGGCAGAAAATGTTCGTGATTTCGGTTTTGCAACATCAAGAAAGTTCATTTGGGACATGCAAGCTGTTAAGTTAGGTAACAGAGATGTAATGGCGGTTTCAATGTACCCAAAAGAAGGTAACCCGTTATGGGAAGAGTATTCTACAAAAGCGGTTGCACATACTTTAAAGTCTTACTCGTCGCATACTTTTGACTACCCTTACCCTAAAGCAATATCTGTTCATGCTAAGCAACAAGGTATGGAGTACCCAATGATCTGTTGGAACTATGGTAGACCAAATAAAGATGGTAGCTACTCAGATAGAACTAAATACGGAATGATCAGTGTAATTATTCATGAAGTAGGTCATAACTTTTTTCCAATGATCGTAAACTCAGACGAACGTCAATGGGGTTGGATGGATGAAGGTTTAGATACTTTTATGCAGTATATGGCAGAGCAAGAATTTGGTGAAGCATACCCAACTGCAATAGCACCAAATGATAAGTACCCATCTAGAAGAGGTGATCCTGCGAAGATTGTACCTTACATGAGTGGAGATCAAAGTACTATTTCTCCGATTATGTCTAATCCAGAGAATGTATTTCAGTTAGGTCCAAATGCATATGGTAAGCCGGCAACAGCTTTAAATATTTTGAGAGAAACCGTAATGGGGCGTGAGTTGTTTGATCATGCTTTTAAAACATATTCTCACCGTTGGAAGTTTAAGCACCCAACACCAGAAGATTTCTTTAGAACAATGGAAGATGCTTCTGCTGTAGATTTAGATTGGTACTGGAGAGGTTGGTTCTACACCACTGACTATGTAGATTTGGCTGTTAAGGATATTAAAAAATACTATGTAAGCGATACCCCTAACAAAAAAATGAAAGCTTATTTAGCTGAGCGTGGTATTCCAGAATCTAATTTAAGAGCAATGGTTTATTTAGAGGAGTTTGATGATGCAAGTATGATTGCTCCTGAACTTAAAGATAATTTACCATCAGAAACCTCAAAAACTTTAAAGGAGTTTATGATGGATAATATGACTGCAGCAGAAAGAGCAGCGGTTAAAGAGCCAAAGTATTTTTACGAAGTAACATATAACAGTCCTGGTGGTTTACCAATGCCATTGATTGTAGAATACACGTATGCAGATGGTTCTGTAGAGAATGTAACCTATCCTCCAGAAATATGGAGAAAAAATAGCAAAGAGGTAAGTATGGTAATTTCATCTACTTCTGAGTTAAAAGGTGTAAACATAGATCCTAAAATGGAAACGGCAGATATTGATACCACAAACAATAGCTGGCCGAAGAAAGAGCAAGAGAGCGATTTCGATAAAATGAAGGATGGAATTAAAGGAGAATAA
- a CDS encoding Sec-independent protein translocase subunit TatA/TatB, whose translation MYSLFISGAEIFFIMFIVVMVFGADKIPDIAKGLGKGMRQLKDATEDIKQEIQKSADKQGIDTSFVTDIKKDIDDMKKDISSGLGSDVKKQITDVSKNINDVTGSIKRK comes from the coding sequence ATGTATTCGTTATTTATTAGTGGCGCAGAAATTTTCTTCATTATGTTTATCGTAGTGATGGTTTTTGGTGCCGACAAAATTCCTGATATTGCTAAGGGGTTGGGTAAGGGTATGCGTCAACTAAAAGATGCTACCGAAGATATTAAACAAGAAATTCAAAAGAGTGCAGACAAGCAGGGTATTGATACTAGTTTCGTTACCGATATTAAAAAAGATATCGATGATATGAAAAAAGATATTAGCTCGGGCTTAGGTAGTGATGTTAAGAAACAAATTACCGATGTCAGCAAAAACATCAATGATGTAACAGGCAGTATCAAGAGAAAGTAA
- a CDS encoding phosphatase PAP2 family protein: MLDKILQWDRDAFVYLNSLGIEQYDTFWSTVTKFPPWIPLFALIIILFFIKFPKREAIAMILTLLVMVLFVGTLTDLTKNVVARLRPNNDEEINTLIRILRSPSGFSFFSGHASSSFSVITITVLFLRRKFKWVYLFYFWPILFAMSRVYVGVHFPIDLIVGALVGMISAWLFYRLYGVLISPYLKLNHRV; encoded by the coding sequence ATGTTAGATAAGATTTTACAATGGGATCGAGATGCCTTTGTCTATCTTAACAGCTTAGGTATAGAGCAATATGATACCTTTTGGTCAACGGTAACTAAATTTCCACCTTGGATTCCCTTATTTGCTCTTATCATAATCTTATTTTTTATTAAGTTTCCGAAAAGAGAAGCTATAGCTATGATTTTGACCTTATTGGTCATGGTATTATTTGTGGGTACATTAACAGATTTGACTAAAAATGTGGTTGCCAGGCTAAGACCAAATAATGACGAAGAAATAAATACTTTAATTCGTATTCTAAGAAGTCCGTCTGGATTCAGTTTTTTCTCAGGTCACGCTTCATCCTCCTTTTCAGTAATAACCATAACGGTACTTTTTTTAAGACGGAAATTTAAATGGGTATACCTATTTTATTTCTGGCCTATATTATTTGCTATGAGTAGAGTGTACGTGGGTGTACATTTTCCTATAGATTTAATAGTAGGTGCATTGGTAGGTATGATATCGGCTTGGTTGTTCTATAGATTGTATGGGGTACTTATTTCACCCTACTTAAAGTTAAACCATCGCGTATAG
- a CDS encoding O-methyltransferase, with protein MHFLSPLLESYLADNSQAEPKLLQELTRETHLKVIQPRMLTGHFQGRVLSLLSKLMNPTNILEIGTYTGYSALCLAEGLPKNGQLHTIDVNAELEQIQRSFFDRSDYGSQIIQHVGNALDIIPKMDITFDLIFIDAEKKQYDKYLEAVLPKTKSGSVILSDNVLWSGKVVEPLDLKDVTTKVLLDYNKKLSEHPLLETVLLPIRDGLTLSRVK; from the coding sequence ATGCATTTTTTATCTCCTCTTTTAGAAAGCTATTTAGCCGATAATTCACAAGCTGAACCTAAATTATTACAAGAGCTTACGCGAGAAACGCACTTAAAGGTCATACAACCACGTATGCTTACAGGGCATTTTCAAGGTCGTGTTTTAAGCTTACTTTCTAAATTGATGAATCCGACCAATATTCTTGAAATTGGCACCTACACGGGGTATTCAGCCTTATGCCTTGCGGAAGGATTACCAAAAAATGGACAATTACACACCATAGATGTCAATGCAGAATTAGAACAAATTCAGCGTTCCTTTTTTGATCGTAGTGATTATGGTTCTCAAATTATTCAGCATGTGGGCAATGCACTAGATATTATCCCAAAAATGGATATTACTTTCGACCTTATTTTTATTGATGCAGAAAAAAAACAGTACGATAAATACTTAGAAGCCGTTTTACCAAAAACCAAATCTGGGTCTGTTATACTTTCTGATAATGTATTGTGGTCTGGTAAAGTGGTTGAGCCGTTAGACCTTAAAGATGTTACTACTAAAGTATTATTAGACTATAACAAGAAACTAAGCGAGCATCCGCTTTTAGAAACAGTATTACTACCTATACGCGATGGTTTAACTTTAAGTAGGGTGAAATAA
- a CDS encoding GNAT family N-acetyltransferase, which produces MNNEITIREAVKSDIPVLLQHEQEVVKAERPMDPTIRDSGVKYYDLDALMENPRATVMVACDGDKIVATGYALEKPARTYLDHKTFAYLGFMYTDPAYRGKGINGKIVSALQDWCTKAGLIEIRLHVYDENDPAIKAYEKKGFKKHMIEMRLRTEL; this is translated from the coding sequence ATGAATAATGAAATTACAATTAGAGAAGCGGTAAAAAGTGATATACCCGTTTTGTTACAACATGAGCAGGAAGTTGTGAAGGCAGAGCGCCCGATGGACCCAACAATTAGAGATAGCGGAGTAAAATATTACGATTTAGATGCTTTGATGGAAAACCCAAGAGCGACTGTTATGGTTGCATGTGATGGCGATAAAATTGTGGCAACTGGTTATGCATTAGAAAAACCGGCAAGAACCTATTTGGATCATAAGACTTTTGCTTACTTAGGTTTTATGTACACCGATCCAGCATATAGAGGTAAGGGTATAAATGGTAAAATTGTAAGTGCTTTGCAAGATTGGTGTACAAAAGCAGGTTTAATTGAAATACGATTGCATGTATATGATGAAAACGATCCTGCCATAAAAGCTTATGAGAAAAAAGGATTTAAAAAACATATGATAGAAATGCGTTTAAGAACAGAATTGTAG
- the kynU gene encoding kynureninase, translating into MEFKNTLAFAQSLDAQDNLKTYRDEFIFPKINGKEVIYFTGNSLGLQPKRTKSFVDEVMKDWGELAVEGHFYAEKPWWDYHERLAAPLAKVVGALTEEVSVMNTLTVNLHLLMVSFYNPTKKRFKILCEEKAFPSDQYMFQSQVRFHGLDPEETIVEIKKRDGEHHWRTEDILAKIEELGDELALVLIGGVNYYNGQVMDMETITKAGKAVGANVGWDLAHAVGNVELKLHDWDADFASWCSYKYMNSGPGNASGIFVNKKHLNKKDIQRFEGWWGTKKETRFLMKPEFEPMDNADAWQISNVPILSVAPYLASLTMFEEVGMQKLIEKRKLIVSYLEYILHEIDKEVDSSFEIITPEDRGCQLSVFLHGQGKSLFNYLMENGVVTDWREPNVIRLAPAPFYSTYEDMYRFGQVLKAGVLAN; encoded by the coding sequence ATGGAATTTAAAAATACGTTGGCGTTTGCACAGTCGTTAGATGCGCAAGACAACTTAAAAACATATAGAGATGAATTTATTTTTCCTAAAATCAACGGGAAAGAAGTCATTTATTTTACGGGGAATTCACTGGGATTACAGCCAAAAAGAACCAAGTCATTTGTAGATGAGGTGATGAAAGACTGGGGAGAGCTTGCGGTAGAAGGTCATTTTTATGCAGAAAAACCATGGTGGGATTATCATGAGCGTTTAGCAGCGCCTTTAGCAAAAGTTGTTGGCGCATTAACAGAAGAAGTTTCGGTAATGAATACCTTGACCGTAAACCTTCATTTGTTGATGGTTTCTTTCTACAACCCAACAAAGAAGAGATTTAAGATTCTGTGTGAAGAAAAGGCTTTCCCTAGCGATCAGTATATGTTTCAAAGTCAGGTTCGCTTTCATGGGTTAGACCCAGAAGAAACCATTGTTGAGATAAAGAAACGTGATGGAGAACATCATTGGAGAACAGAAGATATACTTGCAAAAATAGAAGAGCTAGGTGATGAGCTAGCACTTGTTTTAATAGGCGGAGTAAATTATTACAACGGACAGGTGATGGATATGGAAACCATTACCAAAGCTGGAAAAGCCGTTGGAGCCAACGTTGGTTGGGATCTTGCGCATGCTGTAGGTAATGTAGAATTGAAACTTCATGATTGGGATGCTGATTTTGCATCTTGGTGTAGTTATAAGTACATGAACAGTGGACCAGGTAACGCATCTGGAATTTTTGTAAATAAAAAACACTTGAACAAAAAAGATATTCAACGTTTTGAAGGTTGGTGGGGAACTAAAAAAGAGACCCGTTTTCTAATGAAGCCAGAATTTGAACCTATGGATAATGCAGATGCTTGGCAAATAAGTAATGTGCCTATTTTATCTGTAGCACCTTACTTGGCATCATTGACCATGTTTGAAGAAGTGGGTATGCAAAAGTTGATTGAAAAGAGAAAGTTAATCGTTTCGTATTTGGAATATATTTTACACGAAATAGATAAAGAAGTAGATAGTTCTTTTGAAATTATCACTCCCGAAGATAGAGGTTGTCAGCTGTCTGTGTTCTTACACGGGCAAGGAAAATCTTTGTTCAATTATTTAATGGAAAACGGCGTAGTAACCGACTGGCGCGAACCAAACGTAATTCGTTTGGCACCAGCACCTTTTTATTCTACCTATGAGGATATGTACCGTTTTGGACAAGTTCTAAAAGCAGGAGTTCTAGCAAATTAA
- a CDS encoding MFS transporter, which translates to MKSLRLILGNAKYFGPSWVLASINILFGTWAIYIPAVKESLAISKSELGIAIFFLALGVFTVFPFASGIVNRIGVGKTTFYGVLLSCAAAMLPLLAPNYYVLMGALFLFGAANGITDISMNTLVTEIEKKDKVKFMAASHGFFSLGGVLAGLGSFLIGPLSNPVLHMTMAVLLVLVVNLKFRNYYFNEIAEEIENEPFSFGLLKPLLLLGLISFMAMGSEGAIVDWSGLYLKEIALAPEALWGLGFLGFQVTMTLGRFLGDGISDKIGSVKIVALGAILAILGYFLVLTGNIYFSIIGFALNGLGFSVMVPEVFRIGGNVKGIDSSKGIAFIAGAGYAGFLCAPPILGFLAEHYSLSRSFVVLLVCAFLILLFTFLLKRK; encoded by the coding sequence ATGAAGTCATTACGATTAATTTTAGGGAATGCTAAATACTTCGGTCCCTCGTGGGTTTTGGCAAGTATTAATATTCTATTTGGTACATGGGCAATCTATATACCTGCAGTAAAAGAATCATTGGCGATAAGTAAATCTGAATTAGGAATTGCTATTTTCTTTTTGGCTTTGGGGGTGTTTACTGTTTTTCCATTTGCTTCTGGTATTGTTAATAGGATAGGCGTAGGTAAAACCACTTTTTATGGTGTGTTATTAAGTTGCGCAGCTGCAATGTTACCGTTGCTAGCTCCTAATTACTATGTATTAATGGGAGCTTTATTTCTCTTTGGGGCAGCAAACGGAATTACCGATATTTCGATGAATACCTTGGTGACGGAGATTGAGAAAAAAGATAAAGTGAAATTTATGGCAGCTTCACATGGTTTTTTCAGCCTAGGTGGAGTATTGGCAGGTTTGGGTAGCTTTTTAATTGGTCCGTTATCAAATCCTGTTTTGCATATGACTATGGCAGTATTGCTGGTTTTGGTAGTCAATTTAAAATTTAGGAACTATTATTTTAATGAAATAGCTGAAGAAATAGAAAATGAGCCATTTAGTTTTGGTTTGCTAAAACCATTATTGCTATTAGGACTTATTTCTTTTATGGCAATGGGCAGTGAAGGCGCTATTGTAGATTGGAGCGGATTGTATTTAAAAGAAATTGCACTAGCACCAGAAGCCCTTTGGGGATTAGGATTTTTAGGTTTTCAAGTTACCATGACTTTGGGTCGCTTTTTAGGTGATGGTATCAGTGATAAAATTGGTTCGGTTAAAATAGTCGCGCTAGGGGCTATTCTCGCAATATTAGGTTATTTTCTAGTTCTTACAGGAAATATCTATTTCAGCATCATTGGCTTCGCCCTAAACGGATTAGGATTTTCAGTAATGGTGCCCGAAGTATTTAGAATAGGAGGGAATGTAAAAGGAATAGATTCTTCTAAAGGAATTGCATTTATTGCAGGAGCAGGATATGCTGGGTTTTTATGTGCCCCACCAATTTTAGGTTTTTTGGCAGAGCATTATAGTTTAAGTAGAAGCTTTGTAGTACTGCTAGTATGCGCTTTCTTAATTCTATTATTTACATTCTTGTTAAAAAGAAAATAA
- a CDS encoding peptidase associated/transthyretin-like domain-containing protein produces MKFPLFTLFLFSFFGYAQHSTSAIVVDSADNAPLEFVGIYNSKDHTMTNADGRFQFTSTIDSAVIYRPGYQTIKASFSNLKDTIFLEKSILELDEVVVTNQKSILQEVYESLNTNYSNEPYSEKFMLRAISKYNGEMHRIEDITGKLSIKNMFTDDTIKESKKDFIVELTNMRKLGLKTDDKNAYLVFPSIKSLKKDLTDIKITESKYDITEHKYNNGENTKVEFNKTSDSTDIKGYYILENSNLAVKEFKIEMFFKKSKFNNNKWLFYKTNYINRHVFFKKDSKTGLYYLNSGNIKLSVITTDEEKSFEGKHDLNVILTTSDNFGNFKVTKNANASRDLFKLDYPYNPSYWNEQNQLLLTDEMTAFIEKVQDPQNDFKISSNLKN; encoded by the coding sequence ATGAAATTTCCACTTTTCACACTATTTCTTTTTTCTTTTTTTGGCTATGCCCAACACAGCACCAGTGCCATTGTTGTAGATAGTGCAGATAATGCTCCATTAGAATTTGTTGGTATTTACAATAGTAAAGACCATACGATGACAAATGCTGACGGGCGTTTTCAATTTACCTCAACTATAGATTCTGCTGTTATTTATAGACCTGGGTATCAAACAATCAAAGCTAGTTTTAGCAACTTAAAAGACACGATATTTCTAGAAAAGAGTATTTTAGAACTAGATGAGGTAGTGGTTACAAATCAAAAATCAATTTTACAAGAAGTATATGAATCGCTGAACACAAACTACAGCAATGAACCCTACAGTGAAAAATTTATGCTCCGTGCAATATCCAAATATAACGGAGAGATGCATAGAATTGAAGATATTACAGGAAAGCTATCTATCAAGAACATGTTCACAGATGATACAATTAAGGAATCAAAAAAAGACTTTATTGTAGAACTAACTAATATGAGAAAGTTAGGTTTAAAAACCGATGATAAAAATGCCTACTTGGTTTTCCCTTCAATAAAATCTCTAAAAAAAGATCTGACTGATATTAAAATCACCGAATCAAAATATGATATCACTGAACATAAATATAATAATGGGGAGAATACTAAAGTTGAGTTCAATAAAACTTCAGATTCAACAGATATTAAAGGATACTACATTTTAGAAAATAGCAATCTTGCTGTCAAAGAATTTAAAATTGAAATGTTTTTTAAAAAGTCTAAGTTTAATAACAATAAATGGCTGTTTTACAAAACCAATTACATAAATAGGCATGTGTTCTTTAAAAAAGACTCAAAAACGGGTTTATACTATCTTAATTCCGGAAATATTAAACTTTCAGTTATTACTACTGACGAAGAGAAATCATTCGAAGGAAAACATGACCTCAACGTAATTTTAACGACCTCAGATAATTTTGGGAATTTTAAAGTTACTAAGAATGCAAATGCCAGTAGAGATCTTTTTAAGTTAGACTACCCATACAACCCTAGCTATTGGAACGAACAGAATCAATTGCTTTTAACTGATGAAATGACCGCCTTCATAGAAAAAGTACAAGACCCACAAAACGATTTCAAAATTAGTAGTAATCTTAAAAATTAA